Within Seriola aureovittata isolate HTS-2021-v1 ecotype China chromosome 12, ASM2101889v1, whole genome shotgun sequence, the genomic segment TCACACCAGATCCACACCCGATCTACACCAGATCTACACCAGATCTACACCAGATCTACACCAGATCCACACCAGATCTACACCGGATCCACACCTGGTTTACACCAGATCCACACTAGATCTACACCAGATCTACACCAGATCTACACCAGATCTACACCAGATCCACACCAGATCTACACCAGATCCACACCAGATCTACACCAGATCCACACCAGGTTTACACCAGATCCACACCAGATCCACACCAGATCTACACCAGATCCACACCAAGTTTACACCAGGTTTACACCAGATCTACACCGGATCCACACCAGGTTTACACCAGATCCACACCAGATCTACACCAGGTTTACACCAGATCTACACCAGATCCACACCAGATCTACACCGGGTTCACACAAGATCTACACCGGTGGTCACACCAGATCCACACCAGATCCACACCAGATCTACACCAGATCTACACCAGATCTACACCAGATCTACACCAGATCCACACCAGATCTACACCGGGTTTACACTAGTTCTACACGTTTATCACGTGATGTCAgaacctgtttgtgtttcaggttcGTAAATACAGAACGATGACAGAACTGATCGTGGATGCCATCGAGTTCGTGAAGAACCCATACAAAGGAAAGAAACTGAAGGTGAGACTAAACCAGACTGCTGATCCTGGATCTGCTTAATGAAGTTAAGACACAAACATTATGTGACCTTTCTGACCTCTTCCTGTTCAGACTCACCCAGACTTCCCTAAGAAACCTCTGACTCCGTACTTCCGCTTCTTCATGGAGAAACGAGCCAAATATGCCAAAATCCACCCGGAGATGAGCAACCTGGACCTGACCAAGATCCTGTCCAAGAAATACAAGGAGCTGCctgagaagaagaaggtgatttatttattgtgaggCGGTCTAGAAAGTCCAAGTTCAGGTCTCattctgtaaaatgtttttctttatttttctgcagcaaaaatacatcacagagTTTCAACGAGAGAAAGAAGAATTCGAGAAGAACATGGCTCGATTCAAGTCAGTTCAATGCTTCAATAACCTTCATTAGCCTTAGTTAGCTTTCATTAGCCTTCATTAACATTCATTAGCCTTTCATTCATTAGCCTTCATTAAAATTCATTAGCCTTCGTTGGCTTTCATTAACTGGGTGTTAGTTAAGTCAGTAAACTAACTCTAAACTAACTAAACACCActtcaaataaagtgttacccTTTGAAGCAGTGATTATTAACTGGAGCCCCCCAGCCGGACCTCAGCCGGACTTCAGCCGGACCTCAGAATATAATGAACTGAGAGTAGGGATGACTCAGATGTTGTTGTCTCTCGTCAGTAAACTGAGAATCTGCAGTATCTGTCGTCAGCTATTTCCTGTCTGATaatatgaagaaataaaagccTCATTAGacctaaataaataattcttttaatttgaaattttaaagtgtgtgttcctgctgactgactgtgaaCCCTTCAGAACAAACATAGCATAGGCTGTTAGCCTTAGCAAGGCTAACGTCAGCTGTCCTGCAGGGAGGACCACCCGGAGCTGattgaggagaggaagaagtcAGACCTGCCCGAGAAACCCAAGACCCCCCAACAGCTATGGTACAACCACGAGAAGAAGACCTACATGAAGCTGCACCCTGAGGTACGCACACCGCACCCTGATCTGAGGGGGGGCCACACACCCAGTCCTCCTCAACTGCACTCTCAATGAGAGTGTGGACAGATGTGAACAGATGTTGTGAtgtcaataataatatatgatataccAGACTTTCAGCTCCAGACCCTGGACCAGACCATAGCTCCTGCTTTACTGGTGTGGAGGACCATGTTTTGTCGTCTTGGTTTGTTTGTAATAACGGGGTTTTGAacaggacctggacctgaactTAAAGCTACAGATCAGTGATCCTGGTCTGGACCAGATGAAGTGGACTACAGGTGTAAGGGTAACCTGAcccacctgtctgtgtgtttcaggtgagtCAGAAGGAGCTGAAGGAGGCTCTGAGGAGACAGTGGTCCCAGCTGTCTGACAAGAGGAGACTCAAGTGGATCAGCAAGGCCCTGGAGCTCCAGAAGGACTACGAGGTACCAGACCAGACTGTACTGAATCAGACTAGACTGAACACTGACCCCGACTGAACTGGACCACACTGGACTGAGCTGAACCAAAGACCAGGTTCTCTATGGGATTCACTCAAGTCAGGTCCCTATTACACCCAGGATCAGGATCAGTCTGACTGGGATATTTCAGATCCTTAGAACCCGGAACAGGACAGGATTCTGGAGACCAGGTTCAACAGAGAGATGTTGATgtgttgattttgtgtgtgtgtgtgtgtgtgtgtgtgtgtgtgtgtgtgtgtgtgtgtgtggtgtgtgtgtgtgtgtgtgtgtgtgtgtgtgtaggacagtATGAGAGCATATCATGTGGCTCATCCAGATGTGAACTCAGACGATCACGTTCGGTCTGTCCTCACCAAAGCAGAGCGGCAGCTGAAGGACAAGTTTGACGGACGGCCAACCAAACCGCCACCGTGAGTCCACGAAACCAAATTAATGAGTGTAACACTAAcgaaaaaatgaaacagaagctaacagaggctaacagaaacagaagctaacagaaacagaagcaaacagaagctaacagaaacagaagctaacagaggctaacagaaacagaagggctaacagaaacagaagctaacagacgctaacagaaacagaagctaacagaggctaacagaaacagaaaggctaacagaaacagaagctaacagaggctaacagaaacagaaaggctaacagaaacagaagcaaacagaagctaacagaaacagaagctaacagaggctaacagaaacagaaagactaacagaaacagaagctaacagaggctaacagaaacagaaaggctaacagaaacagaagcaaacagaagctaacagaaacagaagctaacagaggctaacagaaacagaaaggctAACAGAAGCAGAGGCTAACAGAGgctaacagaaacagaagcaaacagaGGCTAACAGAATCAGAAGCAAACAGAagctaacagaaacagaagctaacagaggctaacagaaacagaaaggataacagaaacagaagctaacagaggctaacagaaacagaaaggctaacagaaacagaaaggctAACAGAGGctaacagctgtgtgtctgacaggaaCGGTTACTCTCTGTACTGTGCCGAGCTGATGGTCAACATGAAGGATGTCCCGAGCACTGAGCGCATGGTGCTCTGCAGTAAACAGTGGAAGATGATGACGCAGAAGGAGAAGGACATGTTTCAGAAACGCTGCGAGCAGGTGAGCATCAACATGCTGACACGCTAACAGACAGGATGTATACCTGTCACACCTGCTCTcatctcacctgtctgtctgtgtccgaCCAGAAAAAGAAGCAGTACGACATCGACCTGCAGAGGTTCCTGGAGGTATGTCAGCTTCAGCCATCAGCTGAtgatcctgcacacacacacacacacacacacacacacacacacacacacacacacacacacacacacacacacacacacacacacacacacacacacacacacacacgcacacacacacacacgcacacacactctgggcTGATGGGAAAAGGTCAAACATTCAGACAGTAGAAAGATGCAGTAAAAGTGAATGATATCGGCCTGTCTGTTCAGAGTCTTCCGGAGGAGGAGCGAGACCGAGTCCTGACTGAGGAAAAACTGGGCGGGTCCAGATTGGGAGGGGGTGTGGCCGCTAGCCCACACAGAGCCAAGTCTCCTTCTGTCAAGGTCTGAAAGCTCCTCGTATTTTATTAATGCGTCTGGAATCATCTCTGACAGTAAACTAACCTGGAGGGGGGATTTTCACTTCAGGAGCGGTGTCGGGAGGCGGAGCCAGAGCCGTGGGTACCTGCTGGAACGCCAAAAGAAAGACGGGATGGGAAGAAGACGGCGAAGCTTCCAGAGACGCCAAAAACAGCTGAGGAGATGTGGCAGCACAGTGTGATCGGAGACTACCTGGCTAAATACAGAGTGAGTGTGATTCTGTCTGACAgcttaaatgttttcattagttcattaattaaaacatttgattaGAAAAGTCTCAGTCAGAATTAGTGACATCACAGAACTGTCAGAGCAGATGTTAAccaggcttttattgtgaaggagcTGACAGTCCACAGAACTGGGTCTGAGTGTTTGTAGGATCagtcagtgaaatgtttaaCGGCCTGTTGGTCGACTGTTGGTCCACAGAGTGACCGCAGGAAGGCGCAGGCGGCGATGGAGGCGGCCTGGAAGTCCatggagaagaaggagaagattCCCTGGATCAAGAAGGCGGCCGAGGACCAGAAGCGTTACGAGGTTCAGTACCAACCTGTGGTCAGTGAGCCACGCCCCTCCCCCACACTGACCCCGCCCCAAGAATCACCAgcgcgccccccccccccatgttgtgtggctctgtgtgtgtgttgtactgacTGTTGGTGTCCTGCAGAGGGAGCTGTTGGAGATGAGGGCTCCACCCGCAGCTCAGGGTCAGAGGAAACCCAAGTTTGATGGAGAACCAAAGAAACCTCCAGTGTGAGTGTGATCAGGACAGATGTTgtccagctgtgatgtcacacgGCAGGAAGTTACAGCTGATGTTTAAACAGCAGAAACTGTTCACCACTtcttttgattcatttaaagatcagctgttgttcacttgaGATAATGAAGTGattattaaatgataaatatcaGTGGATGAATGAAGCAAGAAGAgttcaggtcagaggtcaacagtGTGTTTATTACTCCTTTTAAACAGACAATTTAAAGACTAAACAGCCCTATATTAAGCCACGCCCCCTGCCGTTTCATCCAACAGGAGCGGGTATCAGATGTTCTCGCAGGAGCTGCTGACCAATGGCGAGCTGAACCACTTCAGCCTGAAGGAGCGGATGGTGGAGATCGGGAAGAGGTGGCACAAACTGAGCCAGAGTCAGAAAGACAAGTACAAGAAGCtggtggaggagcagcaggtggagTACAAGGCCGAGCTGGAGGCCTGGGTCAAGGTGAGCTGCTGCTCAACGGCACTGCGGCACTCAGAGCATCACACTGTTATAATGAATTAGTGATGATGGACTGATTACAGCGCCCTCTGGTGGCGTCACCTGGTTACAGCCACCAAAACTACAAAAGTCACATGttggataaaaacagaaaatgatgatgatgatgatgatgatgagtttcaccttcctccctctcttcttcttccagtctctgtctcctcaggaTAGAGCCGTCTACAAAGAGTTCTCCTCCTCGGTGagtttcctcttctgtttcttccCACTAAGCTAACACAATATTAGCATGAGTAACCTTACTAAGCTCACATAATTAGCTTAATACTCCATTAGCTAATAGAGCACAAGCTAACACAATATTAGCATGAGTAACCTAGCTAAGCTCACATAATTAGCGTAATACTCCATTAGCTAATAGAGCACAAGCTAACATAATATTAGCAGGGTTTAACAACCAGATAGACTACTGAGATGTTAACATTACATTAGCACGGCTGACTGCTAAACTATTGTTACACCTCAACAAAagttttacatgtattttttcttttacttttgtgaTGATGTGTAATTTTTGGACTGAAACGAAGTTTATCTGCAATAAGTATCGTTATtgcaaaattaaataaagttgtaaagTTTTCATAAAATGAAGGCGGAACCACTGGTGCAGCTGCTCGACGAACAacagttagctgttagctcctAACAGAAAGTAGAACTGGTTACCGGTCATCTGCGCCATTAATTTATGCATTTCAGCCTGTGAGATATAATAAAATCTGTGTCCAGATGGCGGACCTTCCCTGCCGTAAACtgttgttagcatggctaaGCTAACGTGGAATAATACTGAATGTATTTGTGCAGAATGGGTCGTCAGAACtattttaatcttaattttatccttttaAAGGAGAACCTGTACTGTCTGTAAGCTAATGTAAATTAGCATTGTTACAACAATCCTTTACAGGCTAACAGAATTAAGCTAAGTGACTCTGCAGGTTACTGGTAGTGTGtcaacttgtttgtttgtttgtttggtccTTGGTCAGAAACGTCGCAGCACCACTAAAGCTCGCAGCAGCCCCGGAGCTAAAGTCCGTGTGACGGCGAAGGGGAAGGCAGTTGGTTCGAGAGCCGCAACACCGGGGGTCGGGGTGGGCAAGAGGGCCATGGCGTACCGAgccaaggtaacacactacacAACTGAACAACACGTGAACacacgctctctcacacacacaaacacacacttcacaacatgtgaacacagaaatgaaacataaaaatataaagttgatttcttttaattaattcagtcCTTGTTAACTAGTCAGTGTTGGTCATCTCTAACGACCTGCTGTGATTGGTCGGTGGAGTGCGGTCTGTCAGGCTGCGCCAcataaacctgtgtgtgtgtttacagcaggaTATGTCTGACacagacgaggaggaagagaagagtgactcctctgactctgaTGAAGATGACGAGACGTCAGGAAGCACAGACagcgacgatgatgatgatgaggtgaCGGCTTCAAtctgtgattggttgattggattaataaaaatgattgtggcactaaaacataaatatattacaCATATATGAAGAGGTTTAAACCTTTAAGATTTATcaaataacatgacatttttcagatacAGGGATTCACTACAAATATAATCTATGAATAAATTAATGGATTATAATATATTGATTTGTTCTTAAACAAATTTAAGGAGCTTTTTAAGGGCtgaaaaacacttaaatgtATCTTCTGTCCTTAAAGCCATTTCCTTTCAGGTAATAATAACTTTTAATGTTATTTGGTAaaatttaagtgttttttttacccctTAAAGACTTTAATAGAAGACTAATAGTTTTATAAACACCTGAATCTATCACAGTCAGTAACTTTAGCCTTTAACAATTCCCTTATATTAGCCACTTAAAGACCTTAATGACATTGAGTGTAAATTAATGGAGTTGTAAGGTAAAACCCAGactcaccatggcaaccatcTTGTAACAGCTGAGCAAACACATTCCACACGAGTTAACTTGAACTTTTTTGTGGTTTCCTCAGAACGACGacgaggatgatgaggatgatgaagatcaAACGTCCTCTGAGGAATCCAGTGACTCGGACTCGGACTAGCTCCACCCTTTCTCCCTCATTGGAGAGGACAGGCTGTGCAGGCCACGCCTCCTCACGTGCCAATCATCCAGGCGGACCAATGAGAAATGGTGACATCACACCGCTGTCAGGGGGCGGAGCCTGATGGAGCATTTTGTtacttctgtttgtttctgttttttattgagtgtttgttggtttttatctGACGGACGTTTTAGCCGGGCGGAGACggggtgagtttttttttttgtttgtttttgttgacgGTGGGCGGGGTTTGTACAGAGTTTGCAGGCAGAGGGGAAGGGCCTATGGTTGTCGTTAGCTACCACTGAGGGAGGAGTCAGTGTTCATCCTCCAATCAGCCGCCTGCCTGACAAAATTATTAACAAATAAATGCACTTTTTCTCAcgtgtgttgtgatttttttatgtgacaaaaacaaccacagtctCACCTGTGGACCAGGAAGTCAAAGACGACACAGAGCCAGGTGCGTTGGCTTCAGGTTTTATAGACATTTGAATTAATAGATTTATAGAATATAAACAAGCTTCTTCCCTCAGACGTCAGTCACCtgatacacaaataaataatctgacctttgaccccgacATCAATCACCCACACATTATCCTAACTGATCCTCCAGGCCTTTGGCACACATaccatgttaccatggtaacactcACCCCTCCTGTCCTCCAGTCATGTGCACTCAGAGAAAACTACAGTACCCATCGTGATTTTAGAGTCCCACACATGCACCATCATAATCGTTACCACGGTTACCAAACATTATAAAAAGGgactcccccctccccccctgaaaaaaaacaagatatgtTTGTTCATTCACACagtgaccaatcagatcacagCCTGAACTCAGCCAACATTACACGTTCAAAGACCAGTTCACCTGCCGACCACGTTCCAAATCTCATCAGCTCACAAGGTCCTTGAACTCAGCACGGAGATTTAATTTAACCAAAAGAAAAGTTTGACTGAGGTCACGTCATATTTCTATCAACAGGTTTATAGATAAACATAAAGGGGAGTTAACATTCCACAGTTCCATTAAAGCTGATTCTTCTTAAAAAACTGAGCTGCATTCTCGAGCAGAAACCAAATAATAACATGAAACGTTTTAGAGACTCTGGTGGCTGCTCTGATCCAGACTGAGGGCTGATGTGGAAAGtggtctgacagcagcaggacgtCCTGTAGAGAGCTGTTGGTCTGAAGGTCCACCTGAAACTGATCACTGCGATCACCTGATCACTGATCAGTTGGTTCATAAAACATCAGTTTCTCTCGAGGTGACGTGATGTTTTATAGACAAACGGAttgataatcaataataaaaatgatcataaGTTGGAGCTGTGATGTCAATGAACAGGTGAATCCTCACAGACGGCACAtcctgtctctcacacacacacacacacacacacacacacacacacacacacacacacacacacacacacacacacacacacacacacacacacacacacacacacacacagggcgtCATAGTGGCACGTCCAGCAGCTTCTTGTGCAGGTACTGCTTCACCTCCTCGATGCCGTTCAGCTTCTCCAGCTCGTGATACggcagctgagagagagagaccacagGTCACATGATGAGGAGACACTCcgcctagcttagcacaaagactggaagaactgttagcctagctccaTCAAAAGAGGAATCCCCCTCCAGCTGATTTATACGTCAGGTGTTTAGTCAACAGGTGAACACAGGTGTAGAAACAGGCAGGAGCAGGTAGTGCTGGACTTCAGACTGATGACCAGCTGATTGATGGTCTAACACATATACACCTGTCCGGCACTGACCTGCAGGATGATGTATCCCAGCAGCCTCAGGTGGCGGTCTCTCATGGCGCGGGAACCGACCAGCACCTCTGAGTTGTGGCAGTAGTGCCACTTGTCGTTGACGGACATGATGACCCTGTGGAGACAAGAACTGGATCAGGTTCTCTGAAGTGGTTCTGGTTTTGTGAGGTGTACTCGGGACTCTGAGTAGGACTGACCTCCggatctgtctctgctctgtgggGGGGTTGTCGGGGTCAGGTCTGTCAGGGGGGTGGAGCTGTGGCGGTGATGGGGGCCCTCTGTCGGCCCCGGACCCCTCAGGATACGTCACGCCCTCATAGAACCCCGGCAGCTCACAGTCTGTCCCCTGGCCCCCGGGGGCCCCCGTCCCCCCCTCATCCTCCAGGATCTTCCCAATGGAAAACTGGAAGAGTGAATCCGGGGCCGTAGCTCCCGCAGGTCCCTGAGCCCCTGGCGGGGCGAGGCCATCGGAGGGGGGGCTGCTGAGCGTGGAGCTGTCCTGGCTCTCCAGCGAGTGCTCTTTAGGCAGGCTGGAGTAGTACTCTGCCGCAGGGATGTAGTAGGGGCCGTAGTCTAAGGGGCCCCCGTTAGTCCCAGGCCGAGGGGGTCCCGAGGACACCGCAGCCCCCGTTGTGCTTCGGATTTGGTGGGGCATGAAGGACCTGGGCTCCATCGCGCCACTCAGAGCCTCACTCACCTGACACGGCTGCTCGCCGCCCTCCTCCAGCGCTGCAAACGGAGAGAACCTCTGGAACTCTGAGGTCACCACGGCAACCGCACCGTCACCCGGCTTGGACGCTACGCCGACACAGGAAGGAGGAACAATGCTCAGAGCCAGACCAGCTGCGGTCCTGATGGGTAGAACCCGACCAGAACCGTCTATCCACAACACGAAGTCTGGGAACAGGAGAGTCAGGTTAGAACAGTACTCAGTGTAGTACTCTGAAGTACTCAGAGTGTAGTACTCAGAGTGTAGTACCTGTGTAGTATCCTGGGGCGAGTACTTCATCCTGTTTGTAGTTCTGTTCTCCGACCAGCTGACGTAACGCCTCGGCCACCAGACCTTTGTAACTGAGAGAAGACGGACTGATCAGAACCTGCTGAGATCAGACTGACACCCGTCAACAGGTCAGCAGATCAGTACAGGTGCGTGTGCAGGTGTGTACATACAGGTGAGTGTTACCTGTACTTGCGGTTGACCTCATCAGCAGTCAGAGCGTGGTCAAACATCAGGACCTTGTGGGCGTCCTGCAGCCGGGGTCCGGTGTAGTCACGGTACTCCAGCTCCACGGCGGCGTCCAGCAGCGACAGATACCTCCGGACGATCAGAGCGTAGGGGCTGTCTGTGGGGGAGGGGCAAAGAACAGCTGGTTCAGTGGGAGGACTGGGCTTTGAACTGGTTGAACTGGTTGTATTGGTACTGACTGGTGACGTTGCTGATGAAGGCGGAGGAGAAGACGCGGTGCAGCACCAGGCCGGGGAAGTGTCCCAGCTGGAACAGAGACATGAGGATGTTGACGGTGGCGAGTGGCGAGCTGAGCGCCTTCaactccaccacctcctccagccGAGTGAAGAACTGCTGCTCGCCGGACGGACGGTAGCTCATCCTGCTGAACGGGAACACCAGCTTCTGGATcacctgaggacagagacaacaCACCTGAAGAGTCCCGTTCACAAGCCCTGGAGACCACGTGCCGGCCGGCTTGACCTCACCTTACTGTCCAGGTACTCTGCCTTCTTCACCAGGAAGTCTGCGATGGTGTCGAGCAGGCGGGTCTCTCTTAGTCGATGGCGAGCGACGTATTTGGCGATCAGAGCCATCGTGTACGGTGTGATACTGTCCACCTTCTTCGGCAGCTCCTCTGACAGAGAGCAACAATCAGCAGGTCACATGGTCAGATAGCCGAGTGCTCAATGGCTCCTTACTCTTTTTCTGACAGACAGGTGATCACATCAGCTGACTGATCGAAACTCACCTGCGAGGCTACTGATGAACCTCTCCTGTCTGTTCTGGTAGAACAGGTGAGAGCTGAAGATCAGCTCCAGACTCTTGTTGCTTGCCTCTCGAGCGCATGCCGCCAGCATCTCATCCAACAGCGCCATCTCCTGGTCACGGACGCCACTGACGCTCGCCAGAGTGTGTTTGACCAGGCGCAGGATCTtcctggagacacacagacaatgtcagagtctctctctcactctcacacacacacacacacacacacacacacacacacaacacacacacacacacacacacacacacacacacacacacacacacacacacacacaaacacacacctgttggCAAGCAGCTGTTCTGGGTTTGGAGGCGTGGTGTTGTTGCTGGCGGTGGTGGCGccccctgcagcagcagcaggttccTGCAGCGAGCGCCACTTGAGTCTGTAGTaggagagcagcaggaagagcGTCTGCGGGTGGCGCTCTCGCTCCAGGTTCTTCTCCAGGCCGGCGAGGCAGGCCTCCGTCAGCGGGTGCTGGCTGCCCGGGTGGAGCTTCATGCTGGAGCTGAACACCATGGACACGTCCTTCTGGTTAAACTGgttcagtctggactgagactccGCCTCCAACACCTGGACCACCTGAGAGTCGCTGGGAAGACCTGAACGTGTAATGATAATAACATGAGTTAGAGTgtgagacaggtgagctgtGGTGTAATGATGTTATCGAGGCAGGACAGCATCTAGCTTCAGCTACAGGTACGCCGAGACACACCTGAACCTCACCTGAGGGAAGGAGTATAAAGAGCATTAACCAGTCAGAGACCGGTGTTGTGTTTCATTACGGCGACTCACCGAGCGCCGCCACGGCGTACAAACAATTGACGATGCTGAAGTTGTCAAACTTGCTGCAGTCGTTGACGATGGCGTTACAGAGTGTCTGGAAGTCCTGATGGTCCAGGATCTGACGTCCGTCACCGCCCtcagctcctccccctcctcctcctgaggcCTCGGTGTCGTCCCCTCCGGTTCGCGGCGGCTGCGtggcctgcagcagctgcccgATCTTCTGCAGGGCGACAGGGTAGTGGTTGTGGGAGATCTTGGCGGGGTTCTGGGTGACCCATCGCAGAACCTCGTCAGGCCGCCGTGAGCGCTCGATCAGACGCTTCATGGTGAAGAACGTGTCATAGCTCATCTTCTCGTGGATGAAGTTCCACGTCTTTTTCTTGCTGCCGGGGGCCGCAGCCCCTCCACCTGGGGCCCCTCCACCGTACGTATGAAAGTGGGTGTGGTGCTGGTAGTGGGGGGGCAGTGGGGGCGGGGCCAGGTGGGCGGGCTGCGGGTGGGGGTGAGGATGGGGGTGAGGGTGGTAGTGGTGATGGAAGTGTGCTCCTCGGTGGGAGTCGGGGCGGCCCTGGTACAGAGGGTAGGCGGGGGGAGGCGGAGCCGGGTGCGGGTGGTGGGGGAGGTGAGggtgaggagggtggggggcCTCAATCACGGACAGCCCCGACCTTCGCCCCTGTTTaaccccacctcctccccctcctccccccgcGGTGCTGTAGAGGCGGGTGGCGTACATGGCAACAGACTGAGCGGTGCGGTGGGGGCAGCAGGGAGGGAGGCGGTGAGCTCGGCTCAGGAGGCGCCACCCAGTGGACAAACACAGCATAGTCTGACAGCCAGGACACCTGGAGGCAACAGGACACCGCTCCtacagagaaggagaagaaggagaagaagaaaaacttaaatGGTCAATTTCAAAACTTCTAACAATTTACCAGTGGACAATTAAAACCCCaccatcaaaaagaaaaacatcaacaacaacaacaacaacaacaacacactcctacctacaagttaaaaaaaactaaaagctgagctgcagtgaggaaggagaagaaggagaacaGCTGGGTTTTAATCTGCACAAATTCATCTAACTTTAAAATTatcaacaaaaataatcaatcaTCATCAAAATGAGTTTCCACATGAAACATTataaaaactgggtctgaagctcatctcctctgacttcctggttgagaaaacCTGGATctttagccccgcccaccacctgctggctccaggtggacaggtgaaagagcatcaagatggtgagaggaggaaacatcagagagactcagccacatgtttgagcctcagtcagacccagactcagaggaggagtctgagaccagaaccagagactagcagatgGGTCAGAACAGTTAGCTAGTTGCCATCTTTTCAGAATtattagcatcttttcagaattattagcgtagttagcatctcATGGGAGCTGGTGGAggtctgaacagtctgaaggAGGCGGATTGCACAGactcactgacttcctgtttataCAGGAAGTGCCAAAAGCTGCTGAACTACAGCAACAAACC encodes:
- the fastk gene encoding fas-activated serine/threonine kinase, translated to MLCLSTGWRLLSRAHRLPPCCPHRTAQSVAMYATRLYSTAGGGGGGGGVKQGRRSGLSVIEAPHPPHPHLPHHPHPAPPPPAYPLYQGRPDSHRGAHFHHHYHPHPHPHPHPQPAHLAPPPLPPHYQHHTHFHTYGGGAPGGGAAAPGSKKKTWNFIHEKMSYDTFFTMKRLIERSRRPDEVLRWVTQNPAKISHNHYPVALQKIGQLLQATQPPRTGGDDTEASGGGGGGAEGGDGRQILDHQDFQTLCNAIVNDCSKFDNFSIVNCLYAVAALGLPSDSQVVQVLEAESQSRLNQFNQKDVSMVFSSSMKLHPGSQHPLTEACLAGLEKNLERERHPQTLFLLLSYYRLKWRSLQEPAAAAGGATTASNNTTPPNPEQLLANRKILRLVKHTLASVSGVRDQEMALLDEMLAACAREASNKSLELIFSSHLFYQNRQERFISSLAEELPKKVDSITPYTMALIAKYVARHRLRETRLLDTIADFLVKKAEYLDSKVIQKLVFPFSRMSYRPSGEQQFFTRLEEVVELKALSSPLATVNILMSLFQLGHFPGLVLHRVFSSAFISNVTNSPYALIVRRYLSLLDAAVELEYRDYTGPRLQDAHKVLMFDHALTADEVNRKYSYKGLVAEALRQLVGEQNYKQDEVLAPGYYTDFVLWIDGSGRVLPIRTAAGLALSIVPPSCVGVASKPGDGAVAVVTSEFQRFSPFAALEEGGEQPCQVSEALSGAMEPRSFMPHQIRSTTGAAVSSGPPRPGTNGGPLDYGPYYIPAAEYYSSLPKEHSLESQDSSTLSSPPSDGLAPPGAQGPAGATAPDSLFQFSIGKILEDEGGTGAPGGQGTDCELPGFYEGVTYPEGSGADRGPPSPPQLHPPDRPDPDNPPTEQRQIRRVIMSVNDKWHYCHNSEVLVGSRAMRDRHLRLLGYIILQLPYHELEKLNGIEEVKQYLHKKLLDVPL